In Desulfosudis oleivorans Hxd3, the DNA window CCCGTGAAGCCAAGAAGTTTGTCAACAAGATGGTTGAAGCGCAGATCCTGGAGTTCTGGTCAAGCGGCAGCACCACCATGTACGGCCTGAAGGGAACGGGCAAACAGGCCGGGGCGGAGCACGAAGACTAGTTCTTCACCTGCACCCCGCCACACAAACAGGGACGCACCTTTTCCCCTGGTGAGGCTTTAATGCAACACCCCATTCACTGCCCGCGGCTGGTCTTTTCCGCGT includes these proteins:
- a CDS encoding dissimilatory sulfite reductase D family protein, with product MADMDQETANKMVIEALQKKQKTKSKFYFSDLQDILGLKPREAKKFVNKMVEAQILEFWSSGSTTMYGLKGTGKQAGAEHED